From Antennarius striatus isolate MH-2024 chromosome 9, ASM4005453v1, whole genome shotgun sequence, one genomic window encodes:
- the LOC137601086 gene encoding centrosomal protein of 192 kDa-like, producing MADSFYKLEDEAFPSFLSRSLDSTGGRATLGNVTLGSGPGLPVAASTGAKVRPESDNRGDAVEASYLEATEQQQQQQPAGSQSLGEKPNFALSFKDDLDNVDDFIAAHRLSDMLVNINLDESTSRNPGSSAGPPPTQMSSTHGRPTELATELSTGLLTFAHFGHKDIIDVKVQSLPATVEEDAVQSEGVDSDHFTGSNSSFLANEKLMSVDSMNSDTTV from the exons ATGGCAGACAGCTTTTACAAGTTGGAAGATGAAGCCTTTCCCAGTTTCCTCAGCAGGTCTCTGGACAGCACCGGTGGCCGCGCCACGCTGGGGAACGTGACCCTGGGGTCGGGCCCGGGGCTCCCAGTGGCTGCCTCCACCGGGGCTAAAGTTAGACCTGAGTCTGACAACAG AGGAGATGCTGTTGAGGCGTCGTACCTTGAAGCTacggagcagcagcagcagcagcagccggccGGCTCCCAGTCGCTTGGAGAAAAACCCAACTTTGCATTGAGCTTTAAAGATGACTT GGACAATGTAGATGACTTCATTGCAGCCCACCGTCTATCAGACATGCTGGTGAACATTAATCTGGATGAGAGTACGTCCAGAAACCCGGGCTCCTCAGCAGGGCCTCCACCCACACAGATGAGCTCAACGCATGGGCGACCGACTGAACTTGCCACAG AGTTGTCAACAGGGCTTCTGACGTTTGCTCATTTTGGACATAAAGATATTATAGATGTAAAG GTGCAGTCCTTACCAGCTACCGTTGAGGAGGACGCTGTGCAGAGTGAGGGCGTGGACAGTGACCATTTCACCGGCAGTAACTCAAGCTTCCTGGCAAATGAGAAGCTCATGTCTGTGGACAGCATGAACAGTGACACCACAG tGTAA
- the cep192 gene encoding centrosomal protein of 192 kDa: protein MQRGRVEGQEIPVTDLPLTTYDRSNSSSTEPEEYRHDFLNDYDQKSFQMPDVRLAATGDGGGGDGSSGSEESGNDGGVSTIPLPVMNIPTTYEVLRGLGIVGTGETSPSPSSSGGTGRLSPVSWSMALDRQEALDAMESSCPAAERLLDSLYLRNGAGIRRPQNLSVSHLQGTQGSFHLSQFLAPQSEGKKDDSNDEDQCGGYDDEVDEPDGARPSFGIRGGPCGNVTGAEALGSAGEDDENFLSTSLEPKYFSQSFLQPPPDSDDGWNHCPDNPELEFQQGADADPGVVYQNEKGQWVTDLAYYSSFEKELDGKTTENDRQFQTEDFVPFSDALEKIAQDQEEFEKQHQFMQEEKIEPASGNTTFSMDSSWKIPASSHILMRASQVSSEFQQGNQNYLRLSLGQFFGQRSEALGSLGSADDVDVIKRPSFGYIITSPEKREPFALIHPSELLAKDVSPQNNTTDLSEADQTLNPEDLDKTLEEPGERMPPKGDASPEPSEQKDPAVGVTSSDQREGCKAVSSLGDESVASPDTNSSHLMLSISTIASAIADASVSTDPSQLAAMIMELTKRSRPRTTGPGVPAVNGTEESPSANHGVRSTGQLQQDQSSVSPEKKASLTNAVTEHVASVQAPPDPTSDMLKGLPEVTQCSFRPSTSPLTHSSPSQTSIPHADGPSISRLTYISMNDATVVPTPERKKNNTSMALSTTIIRFSPTPPVEPDVGSNVSVLDLPKNMERVHPQHSKSLDPIPVQQCKSPEPSHRGSALGCSRSQSECNFHHPGDRSEDLSSRCRNRQPLPEPGARQLLKADSGYSSNINIQHTGGACAPQSSQQWGAAGAVSSSVHVGGLGMPPPFSSEGFHYVPFPSFTSQRAGLMDLPHQGDIQPVLTRRPHFDPQLAQQYLGSEAASHPSGYHVGATGSGLFGVSSTGIHNNDLTARLIHPPAVPLVIPGAAAHFQRPHQSQPDLGVMGKPFSHCGAEPLVTGQVVVPEELRFAHACCVGIASQTSLSLFNPSERWQQVSISVTGLAIDGEKVESSPYQWLIVKNKTIIGPKTTEEQKVLFIPPQAGIYQCVLSVCSWPASAETEVAARANIFSKRVVLVAIAENPTLEVEDGKCGGLDFGDLPEGSAKCLPLKLLNRSHATVPIRLVISANATAWRCFTLSKQPGTMTSAAVQPAGHVTPVSPPAVMNHVMHASYNENPQSFMVWVHFKAPQKFSVSSGELGPADEYAARVDIEVDSPGPSHVIKSIPLRARCGTARVHAPKDLQTVSLSAPLGKSSQAMLPLKNAGNIDVQLKLKHSDADDGFSVSPDELYLRVGEEKSIMVLFKPQGSKTCQQSLLTILVLPSGPQYEVTLKGEIVPEDSGKPSIPSAALCGHGVTSDVPPILSNKQFVAWGGVTLGRAIQQKLVLRNNSTNTTQQLRLLIRGQDQDCFQLQSMFSPEERLTRHGELSIRPGEDVTVHLLFAPTRVACMLAKLEIKQSGVRPSQPGVKFTIPLSGYGGTSNIILEDQRKQADGYMAKMADIAVGHVSKVCLCVRNTGSRAAFIKAVAFSDLQSRSVVEPSVISLAPSQFVLKERTQEVITVLMKSTEREENLCRSADALLATLCLLCGDEVSRQQCRRLLQSKPDAARRALSENSLLKNIDFNEKFLGEENITETYDLPHRPNEAHLFYGNMSKIVVSLMGSTRSSDCEQSSHSEQPLPSVRPGPGTGPDRALPNGNVSLDVLPVKGPQGPALSVTEPPLKAAVPLHRHSESWTIHPEQLVLAAPTINGAANTSQVQIQNNTSRELSFDLSWPAHCLTITPQHGVIEPQRHLQILISPNPSLATKSALLPWSGQVYVLCDDQQKLIKVQIRRDLALDVSAAPADTSLAVLPPQAATPVLPVARLPTSTTLPPETPPGPQALVEISSRTVVFPTTLSGETSEAQLEVRNGDMDVRWYLSSFAPPYVKGVDNTGDVYRATYTAFRCSKVFSGTLGAQEKTQVPITFLPRDRGDYAQFWDLECHPLSEPQEKTRIRLQLCGTGVKAGPVEGPQEGDCSLVKTEPTVKTRKRPDASSGRTGQEEAGRRGMYAPQELYTFPATRVGESSTLKVNIRNNSSDMHELTFVNPREPFHIKHSKYSLRSQHYLKLPVQFKPTAAGGHAGLLLIHSETGGSLVIQLTGEALP from the exons ATGCAGAGGGGCAGAGTGGAGGGGCAGGAGATTCCCGTCACG GACCTGCCGCTTACCACATATGATCGGTCAAACTCCAGCTCCACAGAACCAGAAGAGTATAGACACGACTTCCTTAACGACTACGATCAG AAGAGCTTCCAGATGCCAGATGTGCGTTTGGCTGCTACGG gtgatggaggaggtggagatggcAGCAGCGGCAGTGAGGAGAGTGGAAATGACGGGGGAGTTTCCACCATCCCTCTCCCAGTGATGAACATCCCCACCACCTATGAGGTCCTGCGTGGTCTGGGGATTGTGG GAACAGGGGAGACCAGCccttctccatcatcatcagggGGAACTGGGAGGCTGTCTCCTGTCAGCTGGAGCATGGCCCTCGATCGACAGGAGGCGCTA GACGCCATGGAGAGTTCTTGTCCCGCTGCTGAACGGCTGCTGGACTCGCTCTACTTGAGGAACGGGGCTGGAATCAGGAGACCTCAGAACCTGAGTGTCTCCCACCTTCAAGGCACCCAGGGGAGCTTCCACCTCTCCCAG TTCCTGGCCCCACAAAGTGAAGGCAAGAAGGATGACAGTAACGATGAGGACCAGTGTGGTGGTTATGATGATGAAGTAGATGAGCCCGATGGAGCAAGACCTTCCTTTGGAATAAGAGGTGGACCCTGTGGTAATGTGACTGGTGCAGAGGCTTTGGGCAGCGCCGGTGAGGATGATGAAAATTTCCTCTCTACCTCTCTGGAGCCAAAGTATTTCTCCCAGAGCTTCCTCCAGCCACCGCCAGACTCAGATGATGGCTGGAACCACTGCCCAGATAACCCGGAGCTGGAGTTCCAACAAG GTGCAGATGCTGATCCTGGTGTAGTGTACCAAAATGAAAAAGGGCAGTGGGTCACAGATTTGGCCTACTACTCCTCTTTTGAGAAAGAGCTGGATGGGAAGACGACCGAGAACGACAGACAGTTTCAGACCGAAGACTTTGTTCCTTTTA gTGATGCTTTGGAAAAAATAGCCCAGGATCAAGAGGAGTTTGAGAAGCAGCACCAGTTCATGCAG GAGGAGAAGATTGAACCAGCCAGCGGTAACACCACCTTCAGCATGGACTCATCCTGGAAGATCCCCGCCAGCAGCCACATCCTGATGAGGGCTTCCCAGGTCTCCTCAGAATTTCAGCAGGGAAACCAAAATTACCTGCGACTGTCCTTGGGTCAGTTTTTTGGACAACGCTCCGAAGCCCTTGGCAGTCTGGGCAGCGCCGACGATGTGGATGTGATTAAACGG CCGTCTTTTGGCTACATCATTACCTCACCGGAGAAGAGGGAACCATTTGCCTTAATTCATCCTTCCGAGCTATTAGCAAAAGACGTCTCTCCTCAGAATAACACCACGGACCTCAGTGAAGCAGACCAAACTCTCAACCCAG AGGACTTGGACAAAACTCTTGAGGAGCCTGGTGAAAGGATGCCACCAAAGGGTGACGCCAGTCCAGAACCATCTGAACAGAAG GACCCTGCTGTTGGAGTCACATCCTCCGACCAACGTGAAGGCTGTAAAGCTGTGTCAAGCCTGGGTGATGAAAGCGTCGCATCCCCAGACACTAACAGCAGCCACCTGATGTTGAGTATCAGCACCATTGCTTCAGCCATTGCTGATGCCTCCGTCAGCACTGACCCTTCACAGCTGGCAGCCATGATCATGGAGTTAACCAAGAGGAGTAGGCCGAGGACCACGGGACCCGGTGTACCTGCGGTTAATGGCACAGAAGAATCACCCTCAGCTAATCAT GGTGTGAGGAGCACAggccagctgcagcaggaccaATCAAGCGTTTCTCCAGAGAAGAAAGCATCGCTCACAAACGCTGTGACTGAGCACGTTGCCTCCGTCCAGGCTCCCCCAGACCCGACGTCTG ACATGCTGAAGGGTCTTCCTGAGGTCACGCAGTGCAGCTTCAGACCGTCCACTTCTCCTCTTACGCACTCCTCACCGAGTCAGACCTCCATTCCTCACGCTGATGG TCCCAGTATCAGCAGACTCACTTACATCTCCATGAACGATGCCACCGTCGTTCCTACACCAGAGAGGAAAAAG AACAATACTTCCATGGCACTGAGCACCACCATTATCAGATTCAGTCCAACTCCACCTGTGGAACCAGATGTCGGTTCTAACGTCAGTGTTCTTGATCTGCCCAAAAACATGGAGCGGGTTCATCCACAGCACTCTAAAAGTCTGGACCCAATTCCAGTGCAGCAGTGTAAAAGCCCTGAGCCGTCCCACCGTGGTTCTGCTCTGGGTTGTTCACGTAGCCAGAGCGAATGCAACTTCCATCACCCCGGAGACAGGAGCGAGGATCTGTCGTCACGGTGCAGGAACCGCCAGCCCCTCCCCGAGCCCGGCGCCAGACAGCTCCTCAAAGCCGACTCGGGCTACAGCAGCAACATCAACATTCAGCACACAGGCGGCGCCTGTGCTCCTCAGAGCTCTCAGCAGTGGGGGGCTGCTGGAGCAGTGTCCTCATCTGTGCATGTTGGTGGCCTTGGCATGCCCCCACCGTTCTCATCAGAGGGATTTCACTACGTGCCCTTCCCCAGCTTTACATCCCAACGTGCCGGATTGATGGACCTTCCCCACCAAGGAGATATTCAGCCCGTCCTCACCAGACGACCCCACTTTGACCCCCAGCTGGCCCAGCAGTATCTGGGATCTGAAGCTGCGTCACACCCCAGTGGTTATCATGTAGGAGCGACAGGAAGTGGTCTCTTCGGTGTTTCCTCCACAG gcaTACACAACAACGACCTCACAGCGAGACTCATCCACCCCCCAGCAGTTCCTCTGGTCATTCCTGGGGCTGCTGCCCACTTTCAGAGACCCCATCAGAGCCAGCCGGACTTGGGAGTGATGGGAAAACCTTTCAGTCATTGTGGAGCAGAGCCGCTTGTGACAG GCCAAGTGGTGGTGCCAGAGGAGCTGCGGTTCGCTCATGCCTGCTGTGTTGGCATCGCCTCACAGACCTCTCTCAGCCTGTTCAACCCCTCTGAGAGATGGCAGCAAGTGTCCATCAGTGTCACCGGCCTGGCCATCGACGGGGAGAAG GTGGAAAGCTCACCATATCAGTGGCTTATCGTGAAGAACAAGACAATCATCGGCCCCAAGACGACAGAAGAACAGAAGGTGTTGTTCATCCCACCACAGGCCGGCATCTACCAGTGTGTCCTCAGCGTTTGCTCTTGGCCGGCCTCCGCTGAGACCGAGGTCGCTGCCCGGGCCAATATCTTCTCTAAAAGGGTGGTGCTCGTCGCCATCGCAGAAAATCCTACACTAGAG GTAGAAGATGGAAAATGTGGCGGTCTGGATTTTGGTGATCTTCCAGAAGGAAGTGCCAAATGTCTTCCTCTCAAACTGCTCAACAGGAGTCATGCCACTGTGCCCATCCGTCTGGTCATCAGTGCT AACGCCACAGCATGGCGGTGCTTTACTTTATCCAAGCAGCCTGGTACGAtgacatctgcagcagtgcagcCAGCTGGACATGTGACCCCAGTGTCCCCCCCAGCGGTGATGAATCACGTGATGCACGCCAGCTACAACGAG AATCCACAGAGCTTCATGGTGTGGGTTCACTTCAAGGCCCCTCAGAAGTTCTCCGTTTCCTCAG GAGAGCTCGGTCCGGCGGATGAGTACGCTGCTCGGGTGGACATTGAGGTGGATTCTCCCGGTCCGAGTCATGTGATCAAGAGTATTCCCCTTAGAGCCAGGTGTGGAACCGCGAGGGTCCATGCTCCTAAAGACCTGCAG ACTGTAAGTCTGTCTGCTCCGCTGGGTAAATCCAGTCAAGCTATGCTGCCATTAAAGAATGCAGGGAACATCGACGTGCAGCTGAAACTGAAG cacagtgatgctgatgatggttTTTCTGTGTCTCCTGATGAACTATACCTGAGAGTGGGAGAGGAGAAAAGCATCATGGTCTTATTTAAACCACAGGGCAGCAAGACATGTCAGCAAAG CCTCCTCACCATCCTGGTGCTGCCATCAGGTCCTCAGTATGAGGTAACCCTGAAAGGAGAGATTGTCccagaggattctgggaaacCTTCCATTccctctgctgctctctgtggTCATGGTGTGACCAGCGATGTTCCACCGATTCTCTCCAATAAACAGTTCGTAGCCTGGGGAGGGGTCACTCTAGGCCGAGCTAT CCAACAGAAGCTGGTTCTCAGGAACAATTCCACCAACACCACTCAGCAGCTCCGCCTTCTCATCCGAGGTCAAGACCAGGACTGTTTTCAG CTCCAAAGCATGTTCAGCCCTGAGGAGCGTCTGACGCGACACGGGGAGCTTTCCATTCGGCCCGGAGAGGACGTGACCGTCCACCTGCTCTTTGCCCCCACCAGGGTCGCCTGCATGTTGGCCAAACTGGAGATCAAACAGTCTGGAGTCCGACCTTCACAGCCAGGCGTCAAGTTCACT ATCCCGCTGTCTGGCTATGGTGGGACCAGCAACATAATCCTGGAGGACCAGAGGAAACAGGCTGACGGCTACATGGCAAAGATGGCTGACATTGCTGTTGGACACGTCAGCAAAGTTTGTCTGTGCGTGAGGAACACCGGGTCCAGAGCGGCCTTCATCAAAGCTGTGGCCTTCTCTGACTTACAGAGTCGTTCCGTCGTGGAGCCGTCTGTCATCAGCCTCGCTCCGTCACAGTTTGTCTTGAAAGAGAGGACACAAGAG gtgattACTGTGCTCATGAAGTCAACCGAAAGAGAGGAGAACCTGTGTCGGTCTGCCGATGCGCTGCTAGCTACCCTCTGTCTGCTGTGTGGAGATGAAGTCTCCCGGCAACAGTGTAGGAG attgCTTCAAAGCAAACCAGACGCGGCACGGAGGGCTCTGTCTGAGAACAGCCTGctgaaaaacattgattttaatgAGAAGTTTCTGGGAGAAGAAAACATTACAGAGA CTTACGACCTGCCTCATCGGCCAAATGAAGCTCACCTCTTCTATGGAAACATGAGTAAGATAGTGGTGTCGCTGATGGGGAGTACGAGGAGCTCCGACTGCGAGCAGAGCAGCCACAGCGAGCAGCCGCTGCCCTCCGTCAGACCCGGTCCAGGGACGGGACCGGACAG AGCTTTGCCAAATGGAAACGTGTCTCTGGACGTGCTGCCAGTGAAAGGTCCTCAAGGTCCAGCACTGAGTGTGACGGAGCCGCCCTTAAAG GCTGCAGTGCCTCTGCACAGACATTCAGAATCATGGACGATCCATCCAGAGCAGCTTGTCCTCGCTGCTCCCACCATCA aCGGTGCAGCGAACACCAGTCAGGTTCAGATTCAGAACAACACATCCAGAGAGCTGAGCTTTGACTTGTCCTGGCCTGCTCACTGCCTCACCATCACCCCTCAGCACGGAGTCATCGAGCCGCA GCGCCACCTACAGATTCTGATCAGCCCCAATCCTTCACTAGCAACCAAATCTGCCCTGCTGCCGTGGAGTGGACAGGTTTATGTCCTGTGTGATGATCAACAGAAG TTGATCAAGGTTCAGATTCGTCGCGACCTGGCTCTGGATGTGTCCGCGGCCCCAGCAGACACTTCTCTGGCCGTCCTCCCTCCCCAGGCTGCCACACCAGTGCTGCCTGTGGCCAGGCTCCCCACCAGCACTACCCTACCCCCAGAGACCCCACCAGGACCTCAAGCCCTGGTGGAGATCAGCAGCAGGACCGTCGTCTTCCCCACCACACTGTCAGGAGAAACTTCAG AGGCCCAGCTGGAGGTGAGGAATGGGGACATGGACGTGAGGTGGTACCTGTCATCGTTTGCTCCTCCATATGTCAAG GGGGTTGACAACACTGGAGATGTTTACCGGGCCACTTACACTGCGTTCAGATGCTCCAAGGTCTTCTCGGGCACGCTGGGAGCTCAGGAGAAGACTCAG GTGCCCATTACCTTCCTGCCCAGGGACAGGGGGGACTACGCCCAGTTCTGGGACCTGGAGTGCCACCCGCTCTCTGAGCCGCAGGAGAAAACCAGAATCCGTCTGCAACTCTGTGGCACT GGAGTGAAGGCTGGCCCAGTGGAGGGACCTCAGGAAGGTGACTGCTCCCTAGTGAAGACAGAGCCCACAGTCAAGACCAGGAAAAGACCTGATGCCTCATCAGGAAGAACCGG CCAGGAGGAGGCCGGGCGGAGGGGTATGTATGCTCCACAGGAGCTCTACACGTTCCCGGCCACACGGGTGGGTGAGTCTAGCACCCTGAAGGTCAACATCCGCAACAACTCCTCCGACATGCATGAG CTGACATTTGTAAACCCTAGGGAGCCCTTCCACATCAAGCATTCCAAATATTCCCTGAG